The proteins below come from a single Pradoshia eiseniae genomic window:
- a CDS encoding SGNH/GDSL hydrolase family protein has translation MFFKNMFSILLVTLLVGCSGLPFLNGKESAEHSKTNITRSLKKEIPDDFIPTNLSVVSVGDSLTQGVGASNEQEGYIPYLSAYLETNRGIKDAHFSNYGVRGNRTSDLLSRLQDDQIKRDITNADAVVITIGGNDIMKVVKDKFTNLTMGDFSKASVSYEKRVEKIFRTVRQYNQEAEIYFVGLYNPFGKWMSAFSELDIIMDDWNEIGMEVTNGDPNAYFIRIDDIFSASDENLLYKEDYFHPNDRGYELIAARIYDEMKEKTVETLYAKGAMNGVMNDEEVDE, from the coding sequence ATGTTTTTTAAAAACATGTTTTCTATATTGCTTGTCACATTATTAGTTGGCTGCAGTGGTCTGCCATTTTTGAACGGAAAGGAATCAGCCGAACATTCTAAGACTAATATAACGAGATCGCTCAAAAAAGAAATCCCTGATGACTTCATCCCGACTAATTTGTCAGTTGTGTCGGTGGGGGACTCGTTGACTCAGGGAGTGGGAGCTAGCAATGAACAAGAGGGCTATATTCCCTATCTCTCCGCTTATCTCGAAACAAATCGAGGAATAAAGGATGCTCACTTTTCTAATTATGGAGTCCGAGGCAATCGAACAAGCGATTTATTGAGCCGCCTTCAAGATGACCAAATCAAAAGGGACATTACGAATGCTGATGCGGTCGTCATCACGATTGGCGGTAATGATATTATGAAAGTGGTGAAAGATAAATTCACCAATTTGACGATGGGTGATTTTTCAAAGGCGTCTGTTTCATACGAAAAAAGGGTTGAAAAAATATTTCGAACTGTCCGACAATATAATCAGGAAGCTGAAATCTATTTTGTCGGGCTTTATAATCCATTTGGCAAATGGATGTCAGCGTTTAGTGAACTCGACATCATTATGGATGACTGGAATGAGATTGGCATGGAAGTGACCAACGGGGATCCAAATGCCTACTTCATTCGTATTGATGATATTTTCTCTGCATCTGATGAAAACCTTCTTTATAAGGAGGATTATTTCCATCCGAATGACAGGGGATATGAATTGATTGCTGCACGTATTTATGATGAGATGAAAGAGAAAACAGTAGAAACGCTGTATGCTAAGGGAGCAATGAATGGGGTGATGAACGATGAAGAAGTGGATGAGTGA
- the tatA gene encoding twin-arginine translocase TatA/TatE family subunit, whose amino-acid sequence MFSNIGIPGLILILLLALIIFGPKKLPEIGRAFGQTLREFKNSTKDLSNEVMSDLDDSKRDPKK is encoded by the coding sequence ATGTTTTCAAATATTGGAATACCTGGGTTAATCCTTATCTTGCTTTTAGCCTTGATTATATTTGGTCCAAAGAAATTGCCTGAGATCGGAAGAGCCTTTGGACAAACCTTGCGAGAATTTAAGAATTCGACAAAAGACCTCAGCAACGAAGTCATGAGTGACTTGGATGATTCAAAGAGAGACCCGAAAAAATAA
- the tatC gene encoding twin-arginine translocase subunit TatC, translated as MEEKELNMVEHLEELRTRLMITVGSFILFLCLAFFFVKDIYLFFTRNLTEDLIILGPSDVVWIYFTLASVVAIACTIPVLSMQIWLFVKPALKDYERKTALFYIPALFLLFIAGLCFGYFVIYPIVLNFLNELGEGVMTTAYTAERYFKFIINMSLPFAVLFELPVVMMFLTSLGILNPYVMGKIRKYAYFILIVIAVSITPPEFLSDFIVAVPLLLLYEISVSLSKIVYKRKLRKEAQYERENNQMQGT; from the coding sequence ATGGAAGAAAAAGAATTAAATATGGTCGAGCACTTGGAGGAATTGAGAACCAGGCTCATGATTACAGTAGGCTCTTTTATCTTGTTTTTATGCTTGGCCTTCTTCTTCGTGAAGGATATTTATCTGTTTTTCACGAGGAACTTAACAGAAGATCTTATCATACTTGGTCCTAGCGATGTTGTTTGGATATATTTCACGCTGGCGTCGGTTGTGGCCATTGCCTGTACGATCCCGGTCTTATCCATGCAGATTTGGCTATTCGTGAAACCGGCATTGAAGGATTACGAGCGAAAAACAGCTCTTTTTTATATTCCTGCTTTATTTCTTTTGTTTATCGCTGGACTTTGCTTTGGCTATTTTGTCATTTATCCAATTGTTTTAAATTTCTTAAATGAGCTTGGTGAAGGGGTCATGACGACCGCTTACACAGCGGAACGCTATTTCAAATTTATCATTAATATGTCCTTGCCATTTGCGGTCCTGTTCGAGCTGCCGGTCGTGATGATGTTCCTGACATCGCTCGGAATTCTTAACCCGTATGTCATGGGGAAGATTCGCAAATATGCCTATTTCATCTTGATTGTCATCGCTGTATCCATTACGCCGCCTGAGTTCTTATCTGACTTCATTGTTGCCGTGCCGCTTTTACTGCTTTACGAAATCAGTGTAAGTCTATCAAAAATCGTCTATAAGCGTAAACTGCGTAAAGAAGCACAATATGAACGAGAGAATAACCAAATGCAAGGAACATGA
- a CDS encoding SCO family protein: MKTYLKVLVSLILVFLVVGCSNEQKIPNATDYEVESFTFKNQDNKDVSLEDIKGKVWVADFIFTNCTTVCMPMTANMKKLQDQIAEEGIEDVQLISFSVDPEIDKPDVLKEYGQKFDADFTNWHFLTGYSQDEIESFSQESFKVTVQKPDGNDQVIHSVSFALVDQEGKVVQSYSGLDDIPMDDIIKHIKMLQS, translated from the coding sequence ATGAAAACTTATTTGAAAGTGCTGGTATCATTAATCTTGGTTTTTTTAGTTGTCGGATGCTCTAATGAACAAAAAATTCCTAATGCAACTGATTATGAAGTAGAATCCTTTACCTTCAAAAATCAAGATAATAAAGATGTTTCGCTCGAAGACATAAAAGGAAAAGTATGGGTGGCTGATTTTATTTTCACAAATTGTACCACTGTATGCATGCCGATGACGGCCAATATGAAAAAACTTCAGGACCAGATAGCGGAAGAAGGCATAGAGGATGTGCAGCTCATCTCCTTTAGTGTGGATCCTGAGATTGACAAGCCAGATGTATTGAAGGAATATGGACAGAAATTTGATGCTGACTTTACGAATTGGCATTTCTTGACCGGTTACAGCCAAGATGAGATTGAAAGCTTTTCGCAAGAGAGCTTTAAGGTCACTGTCCAGAAGCCAGACGGCAATGACCAGGTTATCCATTCTGTGAGCTTCGCCCTCGTTGACCAAGAGGGAAAGGTAGTCCAATCCTATTCCGGTTTGGATGATATCCCGATGGATGACATAATTAAGCATATTAAAATGCTGCAATCGTAA
- a CDS encoding DegV family protein, whose amino-acid sequence MPNIKIVTDSTLDLPKHILEENDIIVVPLSITIDGESYVDGIDIAPDEFIRKMKQSEELPKSSQPPAGQFLEVFNSLTADGSEVIAIHMTSKMSGTVQSAQTAAQMAEGKVTVIDSKYISHALAFQVLEAAKMAKEGKTSEEIVARMDQIQKATRLFVVVDTLDNLVKGGRIGKGKAMLSSLLNIKPIASLDTGEYTPVAKVRSQSQIVKYLVKQLLQDSEGKEIKGIGITEADAMELSIKLKEAILEVTSLEDVTINATTPVISTHTGVGAIGFMYYAE is encoded by the coding sequence ATGCCAAATATCAAAATTGTGACAGATTCCACCCTTGACTTGCCCAAGCATATACTCGAAGAAAATGACATAATCGTTGTGCCACTTTCGATTACGATTGATGGCGAATCATATGTGGATGGTATTGATATTGCCCCTGATGAATTTATTCGGAAAATGAAACAGTCAGAAGAACTCCCTAAAAGTTCACAGCCTCCTGCAGGCCAGTTTCTAGAAGTGTTTAACTCATTAACGGCAGATGGCAGTGAAGTAATCGCTATTCATATGACTTCTAAGATGAGCGGAACCGTGCAATCAGCTCAAACGGCTGCACAAATGGCTGAAGGTAAAGTCACGGTTATTGATTCTAAATACATCTCTCATGCATTAGCCTTCCAGGTGCTTGAGGCTGCCAAGATGGCGAAAGAGGGCAAAACCTCTGAAGAGATTGTTGCACGGATGGACCAAATACAAAAAGCGACAAGACTCTTCGTCGTTGTCGATACCCTCGATAATCTCGTAAAGGGCGGACGAATCGGAAAGGGCAAGGCCATGCTCAGCTCTTTGCTTAATATTAAGCCGATTGCTTCATTAGATACAGGGGAATACACACCTGTAGCTAAAGTGAGAAGTCAGAGCCAGATTGTGAAATACCTTGTGAAACAATTGCTCCAAGATTCTGAAGGCAAAGAGATTAAAGGGATTGGCATTACTGAAGCAGATGCGATGGAGTTATCCATAAAACTAAAGGAAGCAATCCTTGAGGTGACATCCTTAGAAGATGTCACGATTAATGCTACGACACCTGTCATTAGTACGCATACAGGTGTTGGCGCAATTGGCTTCATGTACTATGCAGAGTAA
- a CDS encoding YpmS family protein yields the protein MKKWMSEWGLWKSLFFALLAVNLVFAGVVFYWMTRPIKDMESLEELNRNKEMVSIPFSSNKEDLNRVINHYIEEEAADSPIDYEVLLSDNLELYGTLSAFGKEVQLKVLFEPYTTEDGNIILRHRSIQIGEMSLPATFVLNYINEKYKMPDWVSINPGKKTIYLSLREMDLKSGITVEAKKFDLRNDDIQLNLLVPVE from the coding sequence ATGAAGAAGTGGATGAGTGAGTGGGGATTATGGAAGAGTTTGTTCTTTGCGCTGCTGGCTGTGAATTTGGTGTTTGCCGGTGTAGTGTTCTACTGGATGACCAGGCCAATCAAGGATATGGAATCTTTAGAGGAGCTGAATAGAAATAAAGAGATGGTCAGCATTCCGTTCTCTTCGAATAAAGAAGATCTCAATCGGGTGATCAATCATTATATTGAAGAAGAGGCAGCAGATAGTCCTATTGATTACGAGGTATTATTGAGTGATAATCTTGAGCTATACGGAACGCTAAGCGCTTTTGGAAAAGAAGTACAACTAAAGGTGTTATTTGAACCTTACACGACAGAGGATGGCAACATAATTCTGCGGCACCGCTCCATTCAAATCGGGGAGATGAGCTTGCCGGCCACATTTGTCTTGAACTATATCAATGAAAAGTACAAAATGCCGGATTGGGTATCCATCAATCCGGGTAAGAAAACCATTTATCTATCCTTGCGTGAGATGGATCTGAAAAGCGGCATCACGGTGGAAGCGAAGAAATTTGACCTGCGTAATGATGATATACAGCTAAATTTGCT
- a CDS encoding lysophospholipid acyltransferase family protein has protein sequence MFRLVYMFFYLCGYLLYSLPSLAKAKKLHAENNAKNDEKIQVVPKKWAAGFLKHSGCTLEVSGLENIPDGPVLFVGNHEGDFDVPVLMAGIPKPFGFISKIEVKKIPIVAGWMEMMNCVFLDRSDRRAAIQSIRDGIKKLKNGHSVLIFPEGTRNRGKELGEFKAGSLRLAKDSKVPIVPFMIQGSADMFENNQNRIKPGTVKLVILPAISAEYYEEAGMEQVANQIKAAINEERDQHVKGA, from the coding sequence ATGTTTCGGTTAGTGTATATGTTCTTTTATTTATGCGGCTATCTTTTATACAGCCTTCCAAGTCTCGCAAAAGCTAAAAAGCTTCATGCTGAAAACAATGCGAAAAATGACGAGAAGATTCAAGTGGTGCCAAAGAAGTGGGCTGCTGGGTTTTTAAAGCATTCTGGCTGCACGCTTGAGGTTTCTGGATTAGAGAATATACCGGATGGTCCGGTGCTTTTTGTCGGAAACCATGAAGGTGATTTTGATGTGCCTGTCTTAATGGCAGGTATTCCAAAGCCGTTCGGATTTATTTCAAAAATTGAAGTTAAGAAAATCCCCATAGTTGCTGGCTGGATGGAAATGATGAATTGCGTTTTCCTGGATCGCAGTGATCGGCGGGCGGCCATTCAGTCCATTCGAGATGGTATTAAAAAGCTGAAAAATGGCCATTCTGTCTTGATTTTTCCTGAGGGGACCCGCAACAGAGGCAAGGAGCTTGGAGAATTCAAGGCTGGAAGTCTTCGTCTTGCCAAAGATTCTAAGGTACCGATTGTCCCATTCATGATTCAAGGATCAGCGGATATGTTCGAAAATAATCAAAACCGCATTAAGCCAGGAACTGTTAAACTGGTTATTCTACCGGCTATTTCCGCAGAGTACTATGAGGAAGCGGGAATGGAGCAGGTTGCGAATCAAATAAAGGCTGCCATCAATGAGGAAAGAGATCAGCACGTAAAAGGAGCTTAA
- the ilvA gene encoding threonine ammonia-lyase IlvA, producing MGHLVKATQGVQVEQILIAYQKLKDKVAHTPLQLNQRLSEKYGCQVYLKREDLQHVRSFKLRGAFYAMMSLSRDELKNGVVCASAGNHAQGVAYACHELNVHGKIYMPTTTPKQKINQVAKFGGEFVEIILSGDTFDDSYAEAKKSEQADQRMFIHPFDDEHVIAGQGTVAVEILHDSEVPLDYVFGSVGGGGLMAGVSSYMTCVSPATKCVGVEPSGAASMKSAIAKGKIVRLPEIDSFVDGAAVKEVGSKTYGICQSLLHDCLVVPEGKVCSTILELYNEYAIVAEPAGALPVAALDFYKEEIKGKNIVCVISGGNNDIGRMQDIKDRSLQYEGLLHHFIVHFPQRAGALREFLDEVLGPGDDITRFEYTKKNNKDNGPALVGIELQRKEDYRELMGRMEKKGFSFIVVENGSSLHQLLI from the coding sequence ATGGGTCATCTAGTAAAGGCTACACAAGGGGTACAGGTTGAACAAATTCTTATTGCTTACCAGAAACTCAAGGATAAGGTGGCTCATACCCCTTTGCAGCTGAATCAGCGTTTATCGGAGAAATATGGCTGCCAGGTCTATCTGAAGAGGGAAGATTTGCAGCATGTCCGCTCCTTCAAGCTGCGTGGGGCTTTCTATGCAATGATGAGCCTCTCTCGGGACGAATTGAAGAATGGGGTTGTATGCGCAAGTGCGGGTAATCATGCTCAAGGTGTCGCATATGCGTGCCATGAGCTGAACGTTCACGGGAAGATTTATATGCCGACTACGACACCTAAACAGAAAATCAATCAAGTGGCAAAATTCGGAGGTGAGTTCGTTGAAATCATCCTCTCCGGTGACACATTTGATGATTCCTATGCGGAGGCGAAGAAATCAGAGCAAGCAGACCAGCGCATGTTTATCCACCCATTTGATGATGAGCATGTTATTGCCGGTCAAGGCACTGTGGCGGTGGAAATCCTGCATGATAGCGAGGTTCCGCTAGATTATGTATTTGGAAGTGTCGGCGGCGGCGGACTTATGGCAGGGGTGTCCTCTTATATGACATGTGTTTCTCCGGCGACGAAATGTGTAGGCGTAGAACCTTCAGGAGCGGCGTCGATGAAATCAGCTATTGCTAAGGGCAAGATTGTTAGATTGCCAGAGATTGATAGCTTCGTCGATGGGGCTGCAGTCAAGGAGGTCGGTTCAAAGACATATGGGATTTGTCAGAGCCTTCTTCATGACTGCCTTGTTGTTCCGGAGGGCAAGGTGTGCAGCACCATCCTTGAACTGTATAATGAGTATGCTATCGTTGCTGAGCCGGCGGGAGCATTGCCGGTTGCGGCGCTCGATTTCTATAAGGAAGAGATCAAGGGGAAAAATATCGTTTGTGTTATAAGCGGCGGAAATAATGATATTGGCAGGATGCAGGATATTAAGGACCGATCCCTTCAGTATGAGGGGCTGCTGCACCATTTTATCGTTCATTTCCCGCAGCGTGCAGGGGCTTTAAGAGAATTTCTGGATGAGGTTTTGGGACCTGGGGATGATATAACGAGATTTGAATACACGAAGAAGAATAATAAAGATAACGGTCCTGCGCTTGTCGGCATTGAGCTTCAGCGAAAGGAAGACTACCGTGAACTCATGGGAAGGATGGAGAAGAAGGGCTTTTCATTTATCGTTGTCGAAAATGGCAGCAGCCTTCATCAATTGTTGATTTAG